The following proteins are co-located in the Malus sylvestris chromosome 13, drMalSylv7.2, whole genome shotgun sequence genome:
- the LOC126595725 gene encoding uncharacterized protein LOC126595725 — translation MKISFHSLSFFSIRKDSRNSSQFQKSAAQPHTRAGPSLTQQHHHTHSPLQEPQKQRLCHLQNTEIRDRSERKKSQLKIHWTESMAHLESLDLSILKDNNLVSEQRKKTGHLKHHRSASHTKGCGSMIKPRKQK, via the exons ATGAAAATTAGCTTtcattctctctcatttttctcaatCCGAAAAGACTCTCGGAACTCTTCCCAGTTTCAGAAATCAGCTGCTCAACCACACACACGTGCAGGACCGTCTCTCACACAGCAACACCACCACACACACTCTCCTctgcaagaaccccaaaagcAACGTCTCTGCCATCTGCAG AACACTGAGATCCGTGACAGATCCGAGAGAAAGAAATCTCAATTGAAAATCCACTGGACAGAAAGCATGGCACATCTTGAAAGTCTTGATCTGTCGATATTGAAG GATAACAATCTGGTCTCGGAACAAAGGAAGAAAACAGGACATCTCAAACATCACAGATCCGCCTCCCATACGAAG GGATGTGGATCCATGATAAAGCCACGGAAACAGAAGTAA